The following proteins are encoded in a genomic region of Paraburkholderia sp. BL23I1N1:
- the ltrA gene encoding group II intron reverse transcriptase/maturase: MSEIPVHPRPRRLSDWINPMEARKVHSLIDKVYQRKNLEVAWERVRANRGSGGVDGISVADFAEQADHHLDRLQAELRARTYQPQPVRQVSIPKVGKPGEFRNLGIPSIYDRVCQQALLNRLEPIFEPVFDEANFGYRRGRSTHDALRKIWREIEGGREWIVDADLKDFFGSVDHDKLLSLIAQRIADGRVLSLIKAMLKAGSFGKGRLFPSERGTPQGGVASPLLSNILLTPFDREMRLKGYQLTRYADDWVITCSSQAEARAAIAAATKILSALGVQLHPQKTRIVHVRFGFEFLGYKIKRGRQLSLPTAKIRSGARSGALYAYPREKSVQRFMDQVRRLTKRCVPLRTRELIGRLNPILRGWGHYYKRSHVRRIFNRLNRWIVRRIWSHRFKRWRNMGWKVLPEARLYGEFGLVNLVQLIPSLASQHAASS, encoded by the coding sequence ATGAGCGAAATACCCGTACATCCGCGCCCGAGGAGACTGTCTGACTGGATCAACCCGATGGAAGCAAGGAAGGTCCACTCATTAATTGACAAGGTTTATCAACGGAAGAATCTGGAAGTCGCCTGGGAGCGGGTCCGGGCCAACCGTGGCAGTGGCGGTGTCGATGGAATCAGCGTGGCAGACTTTGCCGAACAGGCGGACCATCATCTGGACCGTCTGCAGGCAGAATTGCGTGCGCGGACCTATCAGCCGCAACCGGTCCGGCAGGTCTCGATCCCGAAAGTCGGCAAACCGGGGGAGTTCCGCAATCTCGGCATACCGTCGATTTACGATCGCGTATGTCAGCAGGCGCTGCTCAACCGTCTGGAGCCGATCTTCGAGCCGGTATTCGACGAGGCCAACTTCGGGTATCGGCGAGGGCGATCGACACACGACGCTTTGCGCAAGATCTGGAGGGAGATCGAGGGCGGCAGGGAATGGATTGTTGATGCTGATCTGAAGGACTTCTTTGGATCAGTTGACCATGACAAACTTCTGTCGCTCATTGCCCAGCGCATCGCTGACGGTCGGGTACTAAGCCTGATCAAGGCGATGCTTAAAGCCGGTAGTTTCGGCAAGGGTCGTCTCTTTCCGAGCGAGCGTGGAACGCCGCAAGGTGGGGTAGCTTCACCGCTGCTCAGCAATATCCTCCTGACGCCGTTTGATCGGGAGATGCGGCTTAAGGGCTACCAGCTTACCCGTTACGCGGATGACTGGGTGATCACCTGTTCATCCCAGGCAGAAGCGCGCGCAGCCATCGCGGCGGCGACGAAGATTCTGAGCGCACTGGGTGTGCAACTCCATCCGCAGAAGACGCGGATCGTGCATGTCCGGTTTGGATTCGAGTTTCTCGGCTACAAGATCAAGCGTGGGCGGCAGTTATCGCTGCCCACGGCCAAAATCCGCAGTGGCGCCCGATCGGGTGCGCTGTACGCGTACCCCCGGGAGAAATCGGTCCAGCGCTTCATGGATCAGGTGCGTCGTCTTACAAAACGATGTGTGCCGCTTCGAACTCGGGAGCTGATTGGACGGCTCAATCCCATCCTGCGGGGCTGGGGGCACTACTACAAGCGCTCCCACGTCCGGCGAATCTTCAACCGGCTCAACCGATGGATCGTGCGGCGCATCTGGTCGCATCGATTCAAGCGCTGGCGCAACATGGGCTGGAAGGTCTTGCCCGAGGCGCGGCTCTATGGCGAGTTCGGGTTGGTCAACCTTGTGCAACTGATACCTTCTCTTGCGTCCCAGCATGCTGCATCTTCGTGA
- a CDS encoding YceI family protein gives MLIAVGALASSVSLGAFAAADTYQLDPTHTYPSFEADHFGGLSVWRGKFTKTSGTVTLDRAAKTGTVDVTVDPASVETGNSKLDEHVKSDEFFDVAKYPSVTYKGTDIKFDGDKPVEVVGSLTMHGVTKPLNLKVESFKCMPHPVLKREVCGVEASAHFNRGDFGMDFGARYGFSLDTKLHIQAEGIKQ, from the coding sequence CTGTTGATCGCCGTCGGCGCATTGGCCTCTTCTGTCTCGCTCGGTGCGTTTGCCGCCGCCGACACTTATCAACTCGACCCGACCCACACGTATCCGAGCTTCGAGGCGGACCACTTCGGCGGCCTCTCGGTGTGGCGCGGCAAGTTCACCAAGACGTCGGGCACGGTTACGCTCGACCGCGCGGCGAAAACCGGCACGGTGGATGTGACGGTTGATCCGGCCTCGGTCGAGACCGGCAACAGCAAGCTCGACGAGCATGTGAAATCGGACGAATTCTTCGACGTCGCCAAGTATCCGTCGGTGACCTACAAAGGGACTGATATCAAGTTCGACGGCGACAAGCCAGTCGAAGTGGTCGGCAGCCTGACGATGCATGGCGTGACCAAGCCGCTGAATCTGAAGGTCGAATCGTTCAAGTGCATGCCGCATCCGGTGCTCAAGCGCGAAGTATGCGGTGTGGAAGCGAGCGCGCATTTCAACCGCGGCGATTTCGGCATGGATTTCGGCGCCAGATATGGCTTCAGCTTGGATACCAAGCTGCATATTCAGGCAGAGGGCATCAAGCAATAA
- the tgt gene encoding tRNA guanosine(34) transglycosylase Tgt codes for MTNGHTHDPSGTCNTCASHDESTASRPENGLKFELLGTDGQARRGRVTLNHGVVETPIFMPVGTYGTVKAVQPRELEEMHAQIILGNTFHLWLRPGLETIEAHGGLHDFMGWKKPILTDSGGFQVFSLGDLRKITEDGVTFASPINGDKLFLSPEVSMQIQKVLNSDIVMQFDECTPYATNNVPTSHQEAADSMRMSMRWAKRSIDEFNRLGNPNALFGIVQGGMFEDLRDESLAGLAEMDFHGLAIGGLSVGEPKEDMMRVLNHIGPKLPADKPHYLMGVGTPEDLVAGVAAGVDMFDCVMPTRNARNGWLFTRFGDIKIRNAAHKNSLRPLDEQCGCYTCRNFTRGYLHHLHRVGEILGAQLNTIHNLHYYLELMQEMRDAIDAKLFEPFRKRFHENRARGID; via the coding sequence ATGACCAACGGTCATACTCACGACCCAAGCGGTACCTGCAACACCTGCGCGAGTCACGACGAAAGCACCGCCTCGCGCCCCGAAAACGGCCTCAAATTCGAACTGCTCGGCACCGACGGCCAGGCGCGGCGCGGTCGCGTCACGCTGAATCATGGCGTGGTCGAAACACCGATCTTCATGCCGGTCGGCACCTACGGCACCGTGAAGGCGGTGCAGCCGCGCGAGCTGGAAGAAATGCACGCGCAGATCATCCTCGGCAATACGTTCCATCTGTGGCTGCGCCCGGGCCTGGAAACGATCGAGGCACACGGCGGCCTGCATGACTTCATGGGCTGGAAGAAGCCGATCCTGACGGACTCCGGCGGTTTTCAAGTGTTTTCGCTGGGCGATCTGCGCAAGATTACCGAAGATGGCGTCACGTTCGCATCGCCGATCAACGGCGACAAGCTCTTCCTGTCGCCCGAAGTGTCGATGCAGATCCAGAAGGTGCTGAACTCGGACATCGTCATGCAGTTCGACGAGTGCACGCCGTACGCGACCAACAACGTGCCGACTTCACATCAGGAAGCCGCCGATTCGATGCGTATGTCGATGCGCTGGGCCAAACGCTCGATCGACGAATTCAACCGCCTCGGCAATCCGAACGCCCTCTTCGGCATCGTCCAGGGCGGCATGTTCGAGGACCTGCGCGACGAATCGCTGGCGGGTCTCGCGGAGATGGATTTCCACGGTCTCGCGATCGGCGGCCTGTCGGTCGGCGAACCGAAAGAAGACATGATGCGCGTGCTGAACCATATCGGCCCGAAGCTGCCGGCCGACAAGCCGCACTACCTGATGGGCGTCGGCACGCCGGAAGACCTGGTAGCGGGCGTGGCCGCCGGCGTCGACATGTTCGACTGCGTGATGCCGACCCGCAACGCGCGCAACGGCTGGCTCTTCACCCGTTTCGGCGACATCAAGATCCGCAACGCCGCGCATAAGAACTCGCTGCGCCCGCTCGACGAGCAATGCGGCTGCTACACCTGTCGAAATTTCACCCGGGGCTACCTGCACCATCTGCATCGAGTAGGGGAAATCCTCGGTGCGCAGTTGAACACGATTCACAACCTGCACTACTACCTCGAATTGATGCAGGAAATGCGCGACGCGATCGACGCAAAACTGTTCGAGCCCTTCCGCAAGCGCTTCCACGAGAACCGCGCGCGCGGCATCGATTAG
- a CDS encoding cytochrome b, whose amino-acid sequence MSLNPSFGGRESYTRTAIAFHWLIALLIVCGFALGWVMTDIPGFTPTKLRYFSWHKWIGVTVFALAVVRILWRATHGAPPMPRRMPAWQRGAAHLTHLLLYALMIVIPASGYLYSSAANVPVVYLGLIPLPRLIAPDPHLKELLKNVHIALNYTLLVLVALHVAAALKHQWLDRDGLLSRMLPFIK is encoded by the coding sequence ATGTCACTCAATCCTTCTTTCGGTGGCCGGGAGTCGTACACGCGGACCGCTATCGCTTTTCACTGGCTGATCGCGCTCCTGATCGTATGCGGCTTCGCGCTCGGCTGGGTGATGACCGACATCCCCGGCTTCACGCCCACCAAGCTGCGCTACTTCTCCTGGCACAAATGGATCGGCGTGACGGTGTTCGCGCTCGCCGTGGTGCGCATTCTGTGGCGCGCCACCCACGGCGCTCCGCCGATGCCGCGCCGCATGCCGGCCTGGCAGCGCGGCGCGGCGCATCTCACGCACCTGCTGCTTTACGCGCTGATGATCGTGATTCCCGCCTCCGGCTATCTGTATAGCTCGGCGGCCAACGTGCCGGTGGTGTACCTCGGTCTGATTCCGCTGCCGCGCCTGATCGCACCGGATCCGCATCTCAAGGAGCTGCTGAAGAACGTGCACATCGCGCTGAATTACACCTTGCTCGTGCTGGTCGCGTTGCACGTCGCGGCGGCGCTCAAGCATCAATGGTTGGACCGCGACGGCCTGCTGTCGCGCATGCTCCCTTTCATCAAATAA
- the yajC gene encoding preprotein translocase subunit YajC → MSFISNAFAQGTATGGIESNLMSFLPLILMFGVLYFIMIRPQMKRQKEHRNMLAAMAKGDEVVTNGGIVGKVTKVGEAYVGVEISEGTEITVQKASVTTILPKGTIKSL, encoded by the coding sequence GTGTCGTTCATTTCCAATGCCTTCGCCCAAGGCACAGCAACTGGTGGCATTGAATCGAACCTGATGAGCTTCCTGCCGCTGATCCTGATGTTCGGCGTGCTGTACTTCATCATGATTCGCCCGCAAATGAAGCGCCAGAAAGAACATCGCAACATGCTCGCCGCCATGGCCAAGGGCGACGAAGTGGTGACGAATGGCGGCATCGTCGGCAAGGTGACCAAGGTGGGTGAAGCTTACGTCGGCGTCGAAATTTCGGAAGGCACGGAAATCACCGTGCAAAAAGCGTCGGTCACGACGATTCTCCCGAAGGGCACGATCAAGTCGCTGTAA
- the secD gene encoding protein translocase subunit SecD: protein MNRYPLWKYAVMLVALVIGLVYTLPNLFGEAPAVQVSSGKATVKLDSTTLSAVETALAANQIKPDEVTFDNSSTNANIRVRLLDTDTQLRVKDLLQKSLNSDPTDPQFIVALNLQSASPRWLTALHALPMYLGLDLRGGVHFLLQVDMAGALNKKLDSDASDARTMLRDNNIRDGGVNRVNQTVVINFADQATADAASKQLGRSIGELQWVSQANPDGSVQLVGTFTPAVQKAVQDAALKQNIVTLHNRVNELGVAEPVIQQQGSDRIVVELPGVQDTAKAKDIIGRTATLEARLADPVNTHPNPSDPVPPGDELFTQGNQTPVLLRKQIIFTGDRIIDASAGFDEHQRPSVNIRLDSAGGRAVRSVSRDNIGKPMAMVLFEKGKGEVLTVATIQSELGDRFQITGQATPQGAADLALLLRAGSLAAPMDIIEERTIGPSLGADNINKGFHSVVWGFVAIAVFMIAYYMLFGVISMIGLSVNLLLLIAVLSMLQATLTLPGIAAIALALGMAIDANVLINERVREELRHGAPPQLAIQNGYAHAWATILDSNVTTLIAGLALLAFGSGPVRGFAMVHCIGILTSMFSAVFFSRGIVNLWYGGKKKLKSLAIGQVWRPQPEGIDGAAAYLGNDDAATDTARAVAAASAKPKAKAAAQARSKPTVRRRDASNTPQKPGSSR from the coding sequence ATGAATCGTTACCCCCTCTGGAAATATGCCGTGATGCTGGTGGCTCTGGTCATCGGCCTCGTGTACACGCTGCCCAATCTGTTCGGCGAAGCGCCGGCGGTGCAGGTGTCGAGCGGCAAGGCAACAGTCAAGCTCGACTCGACCACGCTGTCGGCAGTCGAAACGGCGCTTGCTGCCAATCAGATCAAGCCTGACGAAGTCACGTTCGACAATTCGTCGACCAACGCGAACATTCGCGTGCGTCTGCTGGACACCGACACGCAATTGCGCGTGAAGGACCTGCTGCAGAAGTCGCTGAACAGCGACCCGACCGACCCGCAGTTCATCGTGGCGCTGAACCTGCAAAGCGCGTCGCCGCGCTGGCTGACCGCCCTGCATGCGCTGCCGATGTACCTCGGTCTGGACTTGCGCGGCGGCGTGCACTTCCTGCTGCAGGTCGACATGGCCGGCGCGCTCAACAAGAAGCTCGACTCCGACGCCTCGGATGCACGCACCATGCTGCGTGACAACAACATCCGCGACGGTGGCGTGAACCGCGTCAACCAGACGGTGGTGATCAATTTCGCCGACCAGGCCACAGCGGACGCGGCATCCAAGCAACTGGGCCGCAGCATCGGCGAACTCCAGTGGGTTTCGCAAGCGAACCCGGACGGTAGCGTGCAACTCGTCGGCACGTTCACGCCGGCGGTGCAGAAAGCCGTGCAGGACGCCGCACTCAAGCAGAACATCGTCACGCTGCATAACCGCGTGAACGAACTCGGCGTGGCCGAGCCGGTGATCCAGCAGCAAGGTTCGGACCGAATCGTCGTCGAACTGCCGGGTGTGCAGGACACGGCGAAGGCGAAAGACATCATCGGCCGCACGGCAACGCTCGAAGCGCGCCTCGCCGATCCGGTGAACACACATCCGAATCCGTCCGATCCGGTGCCGCCGGGCGACGAGCTGTTCACGCAAGGCAACCAGACGCCGGTGCTGCTGCGCAAGCAGATCATCTTCACGGGTGACCGCATTATCGACGCGTCGGCGGGCTTCGACGAACATCAGCGTCCGTCGGTCAACATCCGTCTGGATTCGGCGGGCGGCCGCGCGGTGCGCAGCGTCTCGCGCGACAACATCGGCAAGCCGATGGCGATGGTGCTGTTCGAGAAGGGCAAGGGCGAAGTGCTGACGGTGGCGACCATCCAGTCGGAACTGGGCGACCGCTTCCAGATCACCGGCCAGGCCACGCCGCAAGGCGCCGCCGACCTCGCGCTGCTGTTGCGCGCCGGTTCGCTGGCCGCGCCGATGGACATCATCGAAGAACGCACGATTGGTCCGAGCCTAGGCGCGGACAACATCAACAAGGGCTTCCATTCGGTGGTGTGGGGCTTCGTGGCGATCGCCGTCTTCATGATCGCGTACTACATGCTGTTCGGCGTGATCTCGATGATCGGCCTGTCGGTCAACCTGCTGTTGCTGATCGCCGTGCTGTCCATGTTGCAGGCTACGCTCACCTTGCCGGGTATCGCCGCTATCGCGCTCGCGCTCGGTATGGCGATCGACGCGAACGTGCTGATCAACGAGCGCGTGCGCGAAGAACTGCGTCACGGCGCGCCGCCGCAACTGGCGATCCAGAACGGCTACGCGCATGCATGGGCGACGATTCTCGATTCGAACGTCACCACGCTGATCGCCGGCCTTGCGCTGCTCGCCTTCGGCTCCGGCCCGGTGCGCGGCTTCGCGATGGTCCACTGTATCGGCATACTGACGTCGATGTTCTCGGCGGTGTTCTTCTCGCGCGGTATCGTCAACCTCTGGTACGGCGGCAAGAAGAAGCTCAAGTCGCTGGCGATCGGTCAGGTGTGGCGTCCTCAACCGGAAGGGATTGATGGCGCCGCCGCCTATCTCGGCAACGACGACGCGGCGACCGACACCGCACGAGCCGTTGCCGCGGCAAGCGCCAAACCGAAGGCCAAAGCGGCCGCCCAGGCGCGTAGCAAGCCGACGGTGCGCCGCCGCGACGCGTCCAATACGCCGCAGAAACCGGGTTCATCCCGCTGA
- a CDS encoding YceI family protein has protein sequence MKVSFYRYMLAAFAAASLTAAGSALAQVDVARSSVTATSKQMNVPVEGKFGKFTAQVKFDPAKPADGSAQFSIDVGSYDLGDESYNDQVRGKDWFDAKTYPTATFVSSAIAPAGGNQFKVTGKLTIKGKSQTVVVPVTVAQQGATQTFDGSLPIKRSQFDIGTGEWKDTSVVADDVVIKFHIVAAHK, from the coding sequence ATGAAAGTTTCGTTTTATCGCTACATGCTCGCCGCATTCGCAGCGGCTTCGCTGACCGCGGCCGGCAGTGCGCTTGCGCAGGTAGACGTCGCCAGGAGTTCGGTGACGGCAACCTCGAAGCAGATGAACGTGCCGGTGGAAGGCAAATTCGGTAAATTCACCGCGCAAGTGAAGTTCGATCCGGCAAAACCGGCCGATGGCAGCGCGCAGTTCAGCATCGATGTCGGCAGTTACGATCTCGGTGACGAAAGCTACAACGATCAGGTGCGCGGCAAGGACTGGTTCGACGCGAAGACCTATCCGACTGCGACCTTCGTGTCGAGCGCGATCGCCCCGGCCGGCGGCAATCAGTTCAAGGTCACCGGCAAGCTGACCATCAAGGGTAAATCGCAGACCGTCGTGGTGCCGGTCACGGTCGCCCAGCAGGGCGCGACGCAGACGTTCGACGGGTCGTTGCCGATCAAGCGCTCGCAATTCGACATCGGCACCGGCGAATGGAAAGACACTTCGGTGGTCGCCGATGACGTGGTGATCAAGTTTCATATCGTCGCAGCACACAAGTGA
- the secF gene encoding protein translocase subunit SecF, producing the protein MEFFRFRKDIPFMQRALIFNAISLVTFVAAVFFLLHRGLHLSVEFTGGTVIEVQYPGAAPLEPVRGTLNKLGYPDAQVQNFGTSRDVLIRLPLKQGFTSAQQSDQVMGALKGQDSQVQLQRVEFVGPQVGKELATDGLLALACVVIGIVIYLSFRFEWKYAVAGVIANLHDVIIILGFFAFFQWEFSLSVLAAVLAVLGYSVNESVVIFDRIRETFRRERKMTVIEVINHAITSTMSRTIITHGCTQMMVLSMFLFGGPTLHYFALALTVGILFGIYSSVFVAAALAMWLGVKREDLVKDRKDRVDPDDPNAGAQV; encoded by the coding sequence ATGGAATTTTTCCGCTTTCGCAAAGACATTCCGTTCATGCAGCGTGCGTTGATCTTCAACGCAATCTCGCTGGTGACGTTCGTCGCTGCTGTGTTTTTCCTGCTGCATCGCGGGCTGCATCTGTCGGTGGAGTTCACCGGCGGTACGGTCATTGAAGTGCAGTATCCGGGTGCCGCACCGCTCGAACCGGTGCGCGGCACGCTCAACAAGCTCGGCTATCCCGACGCGCAAGTGCAGAACTTCGGCACCTCGCGCGACGTGCTGATCCGTCTGCCGCTCAAGCAGGGCTTCACGTCGGCGCAACAGAGCGACCAGGTGATGGGCGCACTGAAGGGCCAGGATTCGCAGGTGCAGTTGCAGCGCGTCGAGTTCGTCGGCCCGCAGGTGGGCAAAGAACTCGCTACCGACGGCCTGCTTGCGCTGGCTTGCGTGGTGATCGGCATCGTGATCTATCTGTCGTTCCGCTTCGAATGGAAGTACGCCGTGGCGGGCGTGATCGCGAACTTGCACGACGTGATCATCATTCTCGGTTTCTTCGCGTTCTTCCAGTGGGAGTTCTCGCTGTCGGTGCTGGCCGCGGTGCTCGCGGTGCTCGGCTACTCGGTGAACGAATCCGTCGTTATCTTCGACCGGATTCGTGAAACCTTCCGCCGCGAACGCAAGATGACCGTGATCGAGGTGATCAACCACGCGATCACCAGCACCATGTCGCGCACGATCATCACGCACGGCTGTACGCAGATGATGGTGCTGTCGATGTTCCTGTTCGGCGGCCCCACGCTGCACTACTTCGCTCTCGCGCTGACGGTCGGTATTCTGTTCGGTATCTACTCGTCGGTGTTCGTCGCCGCGGCGCTCGCCATGTGGCTCGGCGTCAAGCGCGAAGATCTGGTGAAGGACAGGAAGGACCGCGTCGATCCGGACGATCCAAACGCAGGCGCGCAAGTTTGA
- a CDS encoding MFS transporter codes for MNATTSASLAGSRQNSWRAVVAASIGNALEWFDLVVYGFFAVIIAKLFFPAGNDTVSLLLTLGTFGVSFFMRPLGAIVIGAYADRAGRKAALTLSILLMMCGTLVIAVLPTYQSIGIAAPVILVMARLMQGFSAGGEFGSATAFLAEHVPGRRGFFASWQVASQGLTTLLAAGFGVLLTGKLSPEQMASWGWRVPFFFGLLIGPVAWYIRTKLDETPEFLAAETTATPLRDTFTSQKLRLVIAIGVVVLGTVSTYLVLFMPTYGVKQLGLAPSVAFAAIALTGAIQMVFSPLVGHLSDRHGRTTIMLISALLLLILINPAFVYLVAHPTFGTLIALQIVFGFLMTGYFAALPGLLSEMFPVQTRTTGMSLAYNIAVTIFGGFGPFIIAWLISFTGSKAAPSYYMIFAAGVSLVALMAARRKLGFR; via the coding sequence ATGAATGCAACGACATCGGCAAGCCTGGCGGGGAGCCGGCAGAATTCGTGGCGCGCGGTGGTCGCCGCCTCGATCGGTAACGCGCTGGAATGGTTCGATCTGGTGGTGTACGGTTTTTTCGCGGTCATCATCGCGAAGCTGTTTTTCCCGGCGGGTAACGACACCGTTTCGCTGCTGCTGACGCTCGGCACCTTCGGCGTGTCGTTCTTCATGCGGCCGCTCGGCGCGATCGTGATCGGTGCTTACGCCGACCGCGCCGGACGCAAGGCGGCGCTCACGCTGTCGATCCTGCTGATGATGTGCGGCACGCTGGTCATCGCGGTTCTGCCGACGTATCAGAGCATCGGCATTGCCGCGCCCGTGATTCTCGTCATGGCGCGACTGATGCAAGGCTTTTCGGCTGGCGGCGAGTTCGGCAGCGCCACGGCTTTTCTCGCGGAACACGTGCCGGGGCGGCGGGGTTTCTTCGCGAGCTGGCAGGTCGCGAGCCAGGGGCTCACCACGCTGCTCGCGGCCGGCTTCGGCGTGCTGCTGACCGGCAAGCTGTCTCCGGAGCAGATGGCTTCATGGGGCTGGCGCGTGCCGTTTTTCTTCGGTCTGCTGATCGGGCCGGTCGCGTGGTACATCCGCACCAAACTCGACGAAACGCCCGAGTTTCTCGCGGCGGAAACCACCGCGACGCCGCTGCGCGATACCTTCACCAGCCAGAAGCTGCGCCTCGTGATTGCGATCGGCGTGGTGGTGCTCGGTACGGTGTCGACCTATCTGGTGTTGTTCATGCCGACGTACGGTGTGAAGCAATTGGGGTTGGCGCCTTCGGTTGCGTTTGCGGCGATTGCGCTGACCGGCGCGATCCAGATGGTGTTTTCGCCGCTGGTCGGTCATCTGTCGGACCGCCACGGGCGTACCACGATCATGCTGATCTCGGCGCTGCTGCTTCTCATCCTGATCAATCCGGCCTTTGTGTATCTGGTCGCGCATCCGACCTTCGGCACGCTGATCGCGCTGCAGATCGTGTTCGGCTTTCTGATGACGGGCTACTTCGCGGCGCTGCCGGGTTTGCTCTCCGAGATGTTCCCGGTGCAGACGCGGACGACCGGCATGTCGCTGGCCTATAACATCGCCGTGACGATCTTCGGCGGCTTCGGGCCGTTCATCATTGCGTGGCTGATCAGCTTCACGGGGTCGAAGGCCGCGCCGAGCTACTACATGATTTTTGCGGCGGGCGTGAGCCTGGTGGCGTTGATGGCGGCGCGGCGCAAGCTTGGGTTTCGCTAA
- the ltrA gene encoding group II intron reverse transcriptase/maturase: MGAQQKTHRVLDSGGRGEAPMAADRGAEPMAANPESESPSAYDRLMEEVCERGNLKQALKRVKANKGAPGVDGMTVQALPAYLREHWPSIRATLLNGTYQPQPVRRVEIPKPDGGGVRKLGIPSAPDRFVQQAVLQVLQRQWDPTFSDSSYGFRPGRSAHQAVAQAQSYIQSGYRWVVDLDLEKFFDRVSHDILMSRVAKRVSDRRVLKLIRSFLTAGVMEHGLVGATDEGTPQGGPLSPLLSNLMLDDLDRELERRGLRFVRYADDCNVYVRSERAGQRVMAGLKAFLTGKLKLKVNEAKSAVARPHTRKFLGFTFSGREQIKRRIAPKALARFKDRVRELTQRTRGVSVDQMIGALKRYLAGWRGYFGFCETPSVLQRLDEWIRRRIRCFFWKQWKRGRTRFRELTVRGVSRNLAAQTVGSPHDAWRLSCSPALGIALSNRYLRSLGLPSLRP, from the coding sequence ATGGGAGCGCAGCAGAAAACGCATCGCGTCCTCGACAGCGGAGGCAGGGGTGAAGCTCCGATGGCTGCTGATCGAGGGGCTGAACCTATGGCGGCGAACCCCGAGTCTGAAAGCCCGTCGGCATATGACCGACTGATGGAAGAAGTCTGCGAAAGGGGGAACCTGAAGCAGGCGTTGAAGCGTGTGAAAGCTAACAAGGGCGCACCGGGCGTGGACGGGATGACCGTTCAGGCATTACCGGCGTACCTGCGGGAGCATTGGCCGTCGATACGGGCCACGCTGCTGAACGGCACATACCAGCCTCAACCTGTGAGACGGGTCGAGATACCCAAGCCGGATGGCGGTGGCGTGCGCAAGCTCGGCATCCCTTCTGCGCCTGACCGATTCGTCCAGCAGGCGGTCTTGCAGGTGTTGCAAAGGCAGTGGGACCCGACGTTCTCGGACTCCAGCTACGGTTTCCGTCCGGGACGCTCGGCGCATCAGGCAGTGGCGCAGGCGCAAAGCTACATCCAGTCGGGGTATCGATGGGTTGTAGATTTGGATCTGGAGAAATTCTTCGATCGCGTGAGCCACGACATCTTGATGAGTCGGGTGGCAAAACGGGTTAGTGACAGACGCGTTCTGAAGCTGATTCGCTCCTTCCTGACGGCGGGCGTGATGGAGCACGGGCTGGTTGGTGCGACGGACGAGGGCACCCCCCAGGGTGGTCCCCTGTCGCCGTTGTTATCCAATCTGATGCTCGACGATCTTGACCGGGAGCTTGAGCGACGCGGGCTGCGTTTCGTGAGGTACGCCGACGATTGTAACGTCTATGTACGCAGCGAACGCGCGGGCCAGCGGGTGATGGCGGGGCTGAAAGCCTTCCTCACCGGCAAGCTGAAGCTGAAGGTCAATGAAGCGAAGAGCGCCGTCGCACGGCCACACACGCGGAAGTTTCTGGGCTTCACCTTCTCGGGGCGGGAGCAGATCAAACGGCGCATTGCGCCCAAGGCACTGGCTCGCTTCAAGGATCGGGTCCGGGAACTGACTCAACGCACGCGCGGGGTCAGCGTCGACCAGATGATCGGCGCGCTGAAACGTTATCTGGCAGGGTGGCGGGGCTACTTCGGTTTCTGCGAAACGCCCAGCGTTCTGCAACGCCTGGATGAATGGATACGCCGCCGCATCCGCTGCTTCTTCTGGAAGCAGTGGAAACGGGGCCGCACAAGATTCCGGGAGCTGACAGTACGCGGCGTCAGCCGAAACCTTGCTGCCCAGACGGTCGGTTCGCCACACGATGCGTGGCGGCTGAGTTGCAGTCCCGCGCTGGGCATCGCCTTGTCAAACCGTTACCTTCGCTCGCTGGGGCTTCCATCACTAAGGCCATAG